A region of Reichenbachiella carrageenanivorans DNA encodes the following proteins:
- a CDS encoding response regulator transcription factor, protein MSGNKKILVVDDEIDILDLLKYNLEKEGYQVQVADNGIKGVEIAQTFIPDLILLDIMMPGQDGVETCRQLREVKSLSNTFVLFLTARVEEYSEIAAFDSGADDYLTKPIKPRALLSRINAIFRRSKKDVDVDEKIVAGDLVIDRQSYVVTQKDRDLTLPKKEFELLFFLAQHPGKVFSRDDLLINIWGTDVFVLARTVDVHIRKVREKIGDGYISTIKGVGYKFELD, encoded by the coding sequence ATGTCAGGGAATAAAAAAATCCTAGTAGTAGATGATGAAATAGATATTTTGGATCTCTTGAAATACAATCTAGAGAAAGAAGGATATCAAGTACAAGTGGCGGATAATGGGATAAAAGGCGTGGAAATCGCTCAGACATTTATACCTGATTTGATTCTGTTGGATATTATGATGCCTGGTCAGGACGGGGTAGAGACCTGTAGGCAACTGCGTGAAGTAAAGTCACTTTCGAATACCTTCGTGTTGTTTTTGACAGCTCGAGTAGAAGAATATTCAGAAATCGCAGCTTTCGATAGTGGGGCGGATGATTACCTCACCAAGCCGATTAAACCACGAGCCCTGTTGAGTCGCATCAATGCCATTTTTAGGCGTTCTAAAAAGGATGTGGATGTCGATGAGAAAATTGTAGCAGGAGATTTGGTGATAGATAGGCAGAGCTATGTCGTTACACAAAAGGATCGTGATTTGACCTTACCGAAAAAGGAATTCGAATTATTGTTCTTTTTGGCGCAGCATCCAGGTAAGGTGTTTAGTAGAGATGACCTCTTGATCAATATTTGGGGTACAGATGTATTTGTATTAGCCAGGACGGTTGATGTGCATATTAGAAAGGTACGTGAAAAAATAGGTGATGGCTATATTTCAACTATCAAAGGCGTGGGATACAAATTTGAGCTCGACTAA
- a CDS encoding aminopeptidase, translated as MRRAFKKGVIAIVGLIVFWVWVERELLAYLIMQGRGQVEILWQARDIVEVLEDESVDPEIKGKILLVDEVKAFAEQRLGLESAGLYTKLYDQQGKDILWNLSACEPYELRSVEWRFPIVGSVSYKGFFDLASAQSEQQALEAKGLDTRIRSVNAWSTLGWFSDPILSKNLKRSEGSVAELFIHEITHANIFLKDSLTFNENLASFIGEEGARLFLVDRYGKDREAYQVYVEAAHDAQLFVGHCLNGVSELTHLYASFDDMMSIEEKSQAKQVYLSNWVARLDTIPFFDNVRYQGLFEDVLPNNAFFMAFERYDSKKENFKKQLETSFKGDLAAFVTYYKMQN; from the coding sequence ATGAGACGAGCGTTCAAAAAGGGGGTTATTGCCATTGTTGGTTTGATAGTGTTTTGGGTTTGGGTAGAGAGAGAACTGTTGGCTTATCTAATAATGCAGGGTAGGGGGCAGGTAGAGATATTATGGCAGGCGAGAGATATTGTGGAGGTCTTGGAAGATGAATCTGTAGACCCTGAGATCAAAGGTAAAATTCTATTGGTTGATGAGGTCAAGGCATTTGCCGAGCAGCGATTGGGGTTGGAGTCGGCAGGGCTATATACTAAACTATACGACCAGCAAGGAAAGGATATTTTGTGGAACTTGTCTGCTTGTGAACCTTATGAGCTTCGGTCTGTGGAGTGGCGTTTCCCTATTGTGGGAAGCGTGTCTTACAAAGGTTTTTTTGATTTGGCTAGTGCCCAGTCAGAGCAGCAAGCGCTGGAAGCAAAAGGGTTAGATACAAGAATTCGCTCAGTCAATGCTTGGTCTACTTTAGGTTGGTTTTCAGATCCTATCTTGTCAAAGAATTTGAAAAGAAGCGAGGGGAGTGTAGCCGAATTGTTTATCCATGAAATTACCCATGCCAATATTTTCTTGAAAGACTCTCTGACTTTCAATGAAAATTTAGCGTCTTTCATTGGTGAGGAGGGAGCAAGGCTTTTTTTGGTGGATCGGTACGGAAAGGATCGTGAAGCGTATCAGGTCTACGTGGAAGCAGCGCATGATGCACAGCTTTTTGTTGGTCATTGCTTGAATGGAGTGTCGGAATTGACTCACTTGTATGCCTCGTTTGATGATATGATGTCAATAGAAGAAAAGTCTCAAGCTAAACAAGTTTACCTGTCTAATTGGGTGGCACGTTTGGATACGATTCCGTTTTTTGATAATGTTCGATACCAAGGTCTATTTGAGGATGTCTTGCCAAATAACGCCTTTTTTATGGCTTTTGAACGGTACGATTCGAAGAAAGAGAATTTCAAAAAGCAGTTAGAGACTAGTTTTAAAGGCGATTTGGCTGCTTTTGTCACTTATTATAAAATGCAAAATTGA
- the recA gene encoding recombinase RecA, whose translation MSDNAEKLKALQLTIDKLEKSYGKGAVMKLSDESVIDIPSIPTGSVSLDIALGVGGIPRGRIVEIYGPESSGKTTLTLHCIAEAQKQGGMAAFIDAEHAFDKGYAEKLGIDTENLLISQPDNGEQALEIAEHLIRSGAIDIIVIDSVAALVPKAELEGEMGDSKMGLQARLMSQALRKLTGAINKTGCTCIFINQLREKIGVMFGNPETTTGGNALKFYASVRLDIRRIGQIKESADNILGNRTRVKVVKNKVAPPFKVVEFDIMYGEGISKVGEIIDLGVELGTINKAGSWFSYKGNKLGQGRDSVKTLLLDNPELMDEMELGIRNKINGVEEEEVPAKA comes from the coding sequence ATGAGCGACAATGCTGAAAAACTAAAAGCACTCCAGCTAACCATAGATAAACTAGAAAAATCATATGGCAAGGGTGCTGTGATGAAATTATCAGACGAAAGTGTGATCGACATCCCATCCATCCCTACAGGATCTGTAAGTCTTGATATCGCACTCGGTGTAGGCGGTATACCAAGAGGTCGAATTGTAGAAATCTACGGACCTGAGTCTTCTGGTAAAACCACACTTACCCTACACTGTATCGCTGAAGCGCAAAAACAAGGTGGCATGGCTGCATTTATCGATGCCGAACACGCTTTCGACAAAGGATATGCCGAAAAACTTGGTATCGACACAGAAAACCTACTCATCTCACAGCCAGACAATGGGGAGCAAGCCTTAGAGATTGCTGAGCATTTGATACGCTCAGGCGCCATAGACATTATTGTGATTGACTCCGTAGCAGCACTAGTACCTAAAGCTGAGCTCGAAGGAGAAATGGGCGATAGCAAAATGGGGCTCCAAGCGAGACTCATGAGTCAGGCATTAAGAAAATTAACAGGAGCCATCAACAAGACTGGCTGTACCTGTATATTCATCAACCAGCTTCGTGAAAAAATCGGTGTCATGTTTGGCAATCCAGAGACCACTACTGGTGGTAATGCGTTGAAATTCTACGCCTCTGTAAGGCTTGACATTAGAAGAATCGGACAGATCAAAGAAAGTGCGGACAATATTCTAGGCAACAGGACTCGTGTCAAAGTAGTAAAAAACAAAGTAGCCCCTCCATTCAAAGTAGTTGAATTCGACATCATGTATGGAGAAGGTATCTCCAAAGTAGGCGAGATCATTGACCTCGGCGTGGAGCTCGGCACCATCAACAAAGCAGGCTCTTGGTTCTCATACAAGGGAAATAAATTAGGTCAAGGTCGTGATTCGGTAAAAACCCTACTCCTAGACAACCCAGAGCTAATGGACGAAATGGAGCTAGGCATTCGCAACAAGATCAATGGTGTAGAAGAAGAGGAAGTCCCAGCAAAAGCATAA
- a CDS encoding valine--tRNA ligase, which translates to MSISTKYNPAEVEGKIYQEWLDKGFFHSEPNPDKEPYTILIPPPNVTGVLHMGHMLNNTIQDVLIRKARMEGKEACWIPGTDHASIATEAKVVGMLREQGIKKSDLTREEFLSHAWEWKEKYGGIILNQLQRLGASCDWDRTFFTMDEKNSDAVEEVFISYFKKGFIYRDYKMVNWDPTAQTTISNEEVIYRDVDAALYHVQYAIEGTDEFVTIATTRPETILGDTAICINPNDERYTHLKGKKAIVPLVNRVIPIIEDEYVDIEFGTGCLKVTPAHDTNDYDLGQKHSLETIDILNDDGTLNEKAQFYIGETRESARKQITKELKALGCLVKTENLRHKIGFSERNPDTAIEPKLSLQWFVDMQKLVTPALENVMNDNIEFFPEKFKNTYKHWLENIKDWPISRQLWWGQQIPAYYYGKDGVAVGRTPEQALEMAKKDTGNDQMTLADLKRDEDVVDTWFSSALLPISVFDGFRNPDNEEYKYYYPTQVLVTGWDIIFFWVARMIISGYEFGKDKPFEKVYFTGMVRDLQRRKMSKSLGNSPDALGLLDQYGADGVRVGMLLSSAAGNDLLFDEKLCEQGRNFSNKIWNAFRLIKSWEVKDIPQSPTAIVAAHWFENRFNEALEEINDLFSKFRLSEALMATYKLVWDDFCSWYLEMIKPDYQQPIDQATVDQANEFIEQLMRVLHPFMPFITEEIWKNIKDRSKDDYLIVAEWPTVKAFDKADLAHTAEVFEIISNIRNVRNSAGISPKIALQLFIKSGDKNPYNNHAVVIQKLANVDTIETTNDKIENATSFIINRNEFFVPLGEHANAEDQKEEAAQEIKRLKGFIMGIDKKLSNEKFVNNAPAKVIEMERKKKADAEAKIAILEAQL; encoded by the coding sequence ATGTCCATTTCTACAAAATACAACCCAGCAGAAGTTGAAGGAAAAATCTACCAAGAATGGCTAGATAAAGGCTTTTTTCACTCAGAACCCAACCCTGACAAAGAGCCTTACACCATCCTAATCCCACCACCCAACGTAACTGGCGTGTTACACATGGGTCACATGCTCAACAACACCATTCAAGATGTACTGATACGAAAAGCTAGAATGGAAGGCAAAGAAGCCTGCTGGATCCCTGGCACAGACCATGCCTCTATAGCTACAGAAGCCAAAGTAGTAGGCATGCTACGAGAACAGGGAATCAAAAAATCTGATCTGACTAGAGAAGAATTTTTATCCCACGCTTGGGAATGGAAAGAAAAATATGGCGGTATCATCCTAAATCAACTACAAAGACTGGGAGCTTCTTGTGATTGGGACCGTACATTTTTCACGATGGACGAAAAAAACTCAGATGCCGTAGAAGAAGTATTTATCAGCTACTTCAAAAAAGGATTTATCTATAGAGATTATAAAATGGTGAACTGGGACCCTACTGCCCAAACCACAATATCCAACGAAGAGGTCATCTACCGCGATGTAGACGCGGCTCTTTATCACGTACAGTATGCCATCGAAGGAACTGACGAATTTGTAACAATTGCTACTACTCGTCCAGAAACCATCCTAGGCGACACTGCAATCTGCATCAACCCCAACGACGAACGATACACACACCTCAAAGGCAAAAAAGCCATTGTACCATTAGTCAATCGTGTAATCCCGATTATCGAAGACGAATATGTAGATATTGAATTCGGGACGGGATGCTTGAAAGTAACCCCTGCACACGACACCAATGACTACGATTTAGGTCAAAAACACAGCTTGGAAACCATCGACATTCTAAATGATGACGGTACACTCAATGAAAAAGCACAATTCTACATTGGGGAAACCCGAGAAAGTGCTCGCAAACAAATCACTAAAGAACTGAAGGCCTTGGGCTGTTTGGTGAAGACCGAAAACCTAAGACACAAGATCGGATTTTCAGAAAGAAATCCCGATACCGCCATAGAGCCTAAGCTCTCTTTGCAATGGTTTGTAGACATGCAAAAACTCGTTACTCCTGCTTTGGAGAACGTAATGAACGACAACATCGAGTTTTTTCCTGAAAAATTCAAAAACACCTACAAACATTGGCTCGAAAATATCAAAGACTGGCCAATCTCTAGACAACTCTGGTGGGGACAGCAGATTCCTGCCTACTACTATGGCAAAGACGGTGTAGCAGTAGGTCGCACACCTGAGCAAGCGCTAGAAATGGCTAAAAAAGATACGGGCAATGATCAAATGACATTAGCCGACTTGAAGCGCGACGAAGATGTGGTAGATACTTGGTTTAGTAGTGCACTGCTTCCAATCTCTGTCTTTGATGGATTTAGAAATCCTGACAACGAAGAATACAAATACTACTACCCTACTCAAGTGCTCGTAACTGGCTGGGACATTATCTTTTTCTGGGTAGCACGTATGATCATCTCAGGCTATGAGTTTGGTAAAGACAAACCATTTGAAAAGGTATATTTCACAGGAATGGTTCGCGATTTGCAAAGAAGAAAAATGTCCAAATCGCTAGGCAACTCTCCTGATGCTTTGGGACTTTTGGATCAGTATGGTGCAGATGGCGTACGTGTGGGCATGCTACTCAGCTCTGCTGCTGGCAACGACCTTTTGTTTGATGAAAAGCTTTGCGAACAAGGCAGAAACTTCTCCAACAAAATCTGGAATGCCTTTAGGCTAATCAAGTCTTGGGAGGTGAAAGACATCCCACAAAGTCCTACCGCTATAGTGGCAGCCCATTGGTTCGAAAATCGATTCAACGAAGCCCTAGAAGAAATCAACGATCTTTTTTCTAAATTCAGGCTTTCAGAAGCCCTAATGGCTACCTACAAACTGGTTTGGGACGACTTCTGCTCTTGGTATTTAGAGATGATCAAACCAGACTATCAGCAGCCGATTGATCAGGCTACTGTAGATCAAGCCAATGAATTTATAGAGCAACTCATGCGCGTATTGCATCCTTTCATGCCGTTTATCACAGAAGAGATCTGGAAAAACATCAAGGACAGAAGCAAGGATGATTATCTAATCGTAGCAGAATGGCCAACAGTAAAGGCTTTTGATAAAGCAGATTTGGCACATACTGCCGAGGTATTTGAGATTATTTCCAATATCAGAAATGTAAGGAACTCGGCTGGTATCTCTCCAAAAATCGCTTTGCAGTTGTTTATCAAATCTGGCGACAAAAATCCTTACAACAATCATGCAGTAGTGATTCAGAAATTGGCCAATGTAGACACCATTGAGACAACGAACGACAAGATTGAAAATGCAACAAGCTTCATCATCAACAGAAACGAGTTTTTCGTCCCGTTAGGCGAGCATGCCAATGCAGAAGACCAGAAAGAAGAAGCTGCTCAGGAAATCAAAAGACTGAAAGGCTTCATCATGGGCATCGACAAGAAACTCAGCAATGAGAAGTTTGTAAACAATGCTCCAGCTAAAGTAATCGAGATGGAAAGGAAGAAAAAGGCTGACGCTGAAGCTAAAATAGCCATACTAGAAGCACAGCTCTAA
- a CDS encoding alanine dehydrogenase yields the protein MNKHLMGSVSALVEESKLYPQEKLAAIRSTNQSLNIGIPKENSKYENRVPLTPKAVGALTSQGHRVLMEAGTGDTANFFDKEYTDAGANITTSANEVFKSDLILKVEFPTKEEIEMMSMGKTIISTIHADKDLGQRLSMLNDKKATAIGYEFIEDQIGGLPIVRAMSEIVGAVVIPTAAEYLTATQGGIGVILGGITGVPPTNVVILGAGTVAEYAARTSLGLGATVKVFDRHLYKLHRLKQILSSPVFTSTIDQVALKKALMEADVVIGAVRADKGVLKKIVSEDMVKAMKSSAVVMDVSIDEGGCFETSRPTNLKNPVFEKFGVRHYCVPNIASKVPRTSTKVLSNIFTPILNNIAHSGGVDQMIFENKWFMKGVYTYKGYMTNYHLSQKFKLRFKDLNLLMAARF from the coding sequence ATGAATAAGCATTTGATGGGAAGCGTATCCGCGCTGGTAGAAGAGTCTAAGTTATATCCTCAAGAGAAGTTGGCGGCTATTCGCTCCACCAATCAATCTTTGAATATTGGTATTCCTAAAGAAAATTCCAAATACGAAAATAGAGTGCCTCTCACTCCCAAAGCCGTAGGTGCACTGACCAGTCAAGGACACCGGGTATTGATGGAGGCTGGTACTGGCGATACCGCCAATTTCTTCGACAAAGAATATACCGATGCTGGTGCAAATATCACTACCAGTGCCAATGAGGTGTTTAAAAGTGATTTGATTCTGAAAGTAGAATTTCCTACCAAAGAGGAGATTGAAATGATGAGCATGGGAAAGACTATCATTTCTACTATCCATGCCGATAAGGACCTGGGTCAGCGTCTGTCCATGCTCAACGACAAAAAAGCGACTGCTATAGGGTATGAATTTATTGAGGATCAAATAGGAGGGCTACCTATCGTACGTGCCATGAGTGAGATCGTGGGAGCAGTGGTGATACCTACTGCTGCTGAGTATCTGACTGCTACACAAGGTGGTATAGGTGTGATTTTGGGCGGTATCACTGGGGTGCCTCCTACCAATGTGGTGATTTTGGGAGCAGGCACAGTCGCCGAATATGCGGCCAGAACGTCTCTCGGGTTAGGGGCAACGGTAAAGGTGTTTGATCGTCATTTGTACAAGCTGCATAGGCTGAAGCAGATCCTTTCGTCTCCTGTATTTACCTCCACTATAGATCAGGTAGCACTCAAAAAAGCACTCATGGAAGCCGATGTAGTGATTGGTGCTGTACGTGCCGACAAAGGCGTACTCAAGAAAATAGTAAGTGAGGACATGGTGAAAGCCATGAAAAGCAGTGCGGTGGTGATGGATGTGAGTATAGATGAGGGCGGCTGTTTTGAGACCTCAAGACCTACCAATCTAAAAAATCCTGTCTTTGAAAAATTTGGTGTGCGACATTATTGCGTGCCCAATATTGCCTCGAAAGTGCCGCGTACGTCCACTAAAGTGCTTAGCAATATTTTCACGCCTATTTTAAATAATATCGCGCATAGTGGAGGAGTGGATCAGATGATATTTGAAAATAAATGGTTTATGAAAGGAGTGTATACCTACAAGGGGTACATGACCAACTATCACTTGTCGCAAAAATTCAAGCTTCGATTTAAAGATTTGAATCTACTCATGGCGGCTCGTTTTTAA
- the tsaE gene encoding tRNA (adenosine(37)-N6)-threonylcarbamoyltransferase complex ATPase subunit type 1 TsaE, whose amino-acid sequence MQIPLADLGDIDAVAQEIIRYAGNETIWLFDGEMGAGKTTLIKAICKQLGIVDETSSPTFALVNVYADAQGEDFYHFDFYRIESEVEAVDIGADEYFYSGRPCFIEWSEKIPTLIPSKNLKISINLDAERNRIVSLSKHE is encoded by the coding sequence GTGCAAATACCATTAGCAGACTTGGGTGACATCGATGCGGTGGCTCAAGAAATAATACGATATGCTGGCAACGAAACCATTTGGCTTTTCGATGGAGAAATGGGGGCTGGCAAGACCACTTTGATCAAAGCTATTTGCAAACAATTAGGCATAGTAGACGAGACCAGTTCTCCCACTTTTGCTTTGGTCAATGTGTATGCAGATGCACAAGGGGAAGATTTTTATCATTTTGATTTTTATCGGATAGAAAGTGAAGTCGAAGCGGTAGATATAGGCGCGGATGAGTATTTCTATTCAGGTCGCCCCTGTTTTATCGAATGGTCGGAGAAGATCCCCACGCTCATACCGAGTAAAAACCTAAAAATTAGTATTAACTTAGATGCAGAAAGGAATCGAATAGTGAGCCTAAGCAAGCATGAATAA
- the porX gene encoding T9SS response regulator signal transducer PorX, which produces MRNYEILWADDEIDLLKPHILFLNNKGYNVTPVNSGSDALDEMSRNVFDVIFLDENMPGLTGLETLAEIKTSHPNVPVVMITKSEEEQIMEEAIGAKIADYLIKPLNPNQILLSVKKILDNKRLVTEKTNMNYQQDFRNISMAVNENLDFQEWIDVYKKMVYWELEIDDTEERAMAEVLTMQKDEANSEFCQFITSNYASWLNDPNTEKPLLSHRIMREQVFPLLEEKKPVFFFLIDNLRYDQWEILEPIISEYYNVEKEVPFYATLPTTTAYSRNSIFSGMLPDEMAKKHSDIWISEDGEEGKNMQEEEFLSRNLKRNNHDISFSYHKILQKQQGRQLVANVNNMLNNDLNAIVYNFIDVLSHARTDIKMIRELAPDESAYRSLTLSWFKHSTLLELLQILSQKDVKVVITTDHGTIRVKKPYKIVGDKKTNTNLRYKVGKNLNVDDTSGVFICRNPEELHLPKENVSSSYIFGMKDDFFVYPNNYNHFVNYYKDTFQHGGISMEEMIVPLIHLTPKS; this is translated from the coding sequence ATGCGAAATTATGAAATATTATGGGCTGATGATGAGATTGATCTTTTAAAACCTCATATCCTTTTTTTGAATAACAAAGGCTATAACGTGACACCTGTCAATAGTGGCTCTGATGCTTTGGACGAAATGAGTCGCAATGTCTTCGATGTGATCTTTCTCGACGAGAACATGCCTGGCCTGACGGGGTTGGAGACCTTGGCAGAAATCAAAACCAGCCATCCGAATGTGCCAGTGGTGATGATTACCAAAAGTGAAGAAGAGCAAATCATGGAGGAGGCGATCGGAGCCAAAATCGCAGATTACTTAATCAAGCCATTGAACCCTAATCAAATTTTGCTTTCGGTCAAGAAAATACTGGACAATAAAAGGTTGGTCACGGAAAAGACCAATATGAATTACCAGCAGGACTTTCGAAACATCAGTATGGCTGTGAATGAAAATCTCGATTTTCAGGAATGGATAGATGTATATAAGAAGATGGTGTATTGGGAACTCGAAATAGACGATACCGAGGAGCGTGCCATGGCCGAAGTGCTTACTATGCAAAAAGACGAGGCCAACTCAGAATTTTGTCAATTTATCACCTCTAACTATGCCAGCTGGCTCAATGACCCGAACACAGAGAAGCCGTTGTTATCACACCGGATCATGAGAGAGCAGGTTTTTCCTCTGTTAGAGGAAAAGAAGCCTGTATTTTTCTTTTTGATTGACAACCTTAGATACGATCAATGGGAGATATTGGAGCCGATCATTTCGGAATATTATAACGTGGAAAAGGAAGTGCCTTTTTATGCAACTTTGCCTACAACTACCGCTTATTCTCGGAATTCTATTTTTAGCGGCATGCTGCCAGACGAAATGGCTAAAAAGCATAGCGACATCTGGATAAGTGAAGATGGAGAAGAGGGCAAAAATATGCAGGAAGAAGAGTTTTTGAGTAGGAATTTGAAGCGTAACAATCATGATATTAGCTTTTCGTACCACAAGATTCTGCAAAAGCAGCAGGGCAGGCAGTTGGTAGCCAATGTGAATAATATGCTCAACAATGATTTGAATGCGATTGTTTACAACTTTATAGATGTACTCTCACATGCACGAACGGATATCAAAATGATCCGAGAGTTGGCACCAGATGAGTCGGCGTATCGCTCGCTTACCTTGTCTTGGTTCAAGCATTCTACCCTATTAGAATTACTTCAGATTCTTTCGCAAAAAGATGTGAAAGTGGTGATCACTACGGATCATGGTACTATTCGGGTGAAGAAACCTTATAAGATCGTAGGGGATAAAAAAACAAACACAAACCTTCGCTACAAAGTGGGTAAAAACCTCAATGTAGACGATACCAGTGGTGTGTTTATTTGCAGAAATCCAGAGGAGCTACATTTGCCAAAAGAAAATGTATCAAGCTCCTATATTTTTGGAATGAAAGATGATTTCTTTGTCTATCCAAATAATTACAATCATTTTGTCAATTATTACAAAGACACCTTTCAGCACGGAGGTATCTCCATGGAAGAAATGATTGTGCCTTTGATACATTTGACACCAAAGAGTTAA
- a CDS encoding HD domain-containing protein codes for MTTNRNKIINDPVYGFITIPNDLIFEIIEHPYFQRLRQIKQLGLTGLIYPGALHTRFHHAIGSMYLMQQALYSLRSKRVEISDQEFEACLIAILLHDIGHGPFSHTLEFNLLNNVTHEKISVLFFERLNQEFNGALDMALQIFTNQYHRKFFHQLVSSQLDIDRLDYLKRDSYFTGVSEGHIGSERIINMLNVKDDEIVVEEKGIYSIENFLSARRLMYWQVYLHKTAVSAEEMLINLIKRAKYLTQQGLHIEATPPLKILLERNIGIKHFKEDPEVLNTFALLDDSDIWGSMKFWRTHEDKVLSGLSTKLIERKIFKIILASEKPLEEWVDTLKDKVQHRFQLSNEELAFYTSAGQISNSAYISSGQKIKILTKKGLALDIVKATDLPNIKAMSKIVTKHFFCWPEMD; via the coding sequence TTGACGACTAACAGAAACAAAATCATCAACGATCCGGTCTATGGATTTATCACCATACCCAACGATCTGATTTTTGAAATCATCGAGCATCCCTACTTCCAACGCCTACGGCAGATCAAACAGCTCGGACTCACGGGACTCATTTACCCTGGTGCATTGCATACACGTTTTCATCACGCTATAGGTTCAATGTATTTGATGCAGCAAGCGTTGTATAGCTTGCGATCAAAAAGAGTAGAAATTTCCGATCAAGAATTTGAAGCTTGCCTGATTGCCATATTGCTACACGATATCGGACATGGGCCATTCTCTCATACACTAGAGTTTAACCTGCTCAACAACGTCACACACGAGAAAATTTCCGTACTGTTTTTTGAAAGGCTCAACCAGGAATTTAACGGTGCGCTGGACATGGCACTGCAAATATTCACCAACCAATACCACCGCAAGTTTTTTCACCAGCTCGTCTCTAGCCAGCTGGACATCGATCGGTTGGATTATCTAAAACGCGACAGTTATTTCACTGGCGTCTCAGAGGGACACATCGGCTCTGAACGTATCATCAACATGCTCAACGTAAAAGATGACGAAATAGTAGTCGAAGAAAAAGGAATCTATAGCATCGAAAACTTCCTGAGTGCCCGAAGGCTCATGTACTGGCAAGTGTATCTGCACAAAACCGCCGTAAGTGCAGAAGAAATGCTCATCAACCTGATCAAACGCGCCAAATACCTCACACAGCAAGGTCTACATATAGAAGCCACTCCTCCGTTGAAGATATTGCTTGAACGCAACATCGGGATAAAACATTTCAAAGAAGACCCAGAAGTACTAAACACCTTTGCGCTACTAGACGATAGTGACATTTGGGGATCTATGAAATTTTGGCGAACGCATGAAGACAAAGTATTGTCTGGTCTAAGCACCAAACTCATCGAGCGTAAGATTTTTAAAATCATCCTGGCCAGCGAAAAGCCATTAGAGGAATGGGTAGATACATTGAAAGACAAAGTTCAACATAGATTTCAACTTTCAAACGAGGAACTAGCTTTTTACACCAGCGCTGGTCAGATCAGCAACTCTGCCTACATATCCAGCGGACAAAAAATCAAAATACTCACAAAAAAAGGACTCGCACTAGACATCGTAAAAGCCACGGATTTACCAAACATTAAAGCCATGAGCAAGATTGTGACCAAGCACTTTTTCTGTTGGCCAGAGATGGATTGA
- a CDS encoding aldo/keto reductase, with protein sequence MKTYSLSNGDQMPALGLGTWKSETGEVYKAIRTAISVGYRHFDCAYFYQNEVEIGSAFNDAITAGDVKREELWITSKLWNTHHKQTDVKECLDITLQSLQLDYLDLYLIHWPVAHKKEVAFPQDSSGLVSLKDIPLSETWKGMEDVLDAGLTKHIGVANFSIKKISTLNETAKHKIEVNQIELHPLLQQQALLDYCSKENIILTAYSPLGSRDRAAQLKAANEPDMFELPIIKALADKHNCSPAQILIAWAINRDTVVIPKSTNEARMKQNLEAAKLQLPAEDMQQISTLDKHYRYVTGAFFAQPGSDYTVANLWDE encoded by the coding sequence ATGAAAACATACTCATTAAGCAACGGCGACCAGATGCCAGCTCTAGGCCTAGGCACTTGGAAATCCGAAACAGGCGAAGTATACAAAGCCATCCGTACCGCCATCTCCGTAGGCTATCGTCACTTTGACTGTGCCTATTTTTATCAAAACGAAGTGGAAATAGGCAGTGCCTTTAACGACGCCATCACAGCTGGAGATGTAAAACGCGAAGAACTCTGGATCACATCCAAACTCTGGAACACCCACCACAAACAAACTGATGTAAAAGAATGTCTGGACATTACGCTACAATCGCTACAATTAGACTACCTAGACCTGTACCTCATCCACTGGCCAGTGGCACACAAAAAAGAGGTCGCCTTTCCCCAAGACAGCAGTGGCCTGGTTAGTCTAAAAGACATCCCGCTCAGCGAAACATGGAAAGGCATGGAAGACGTGTTGGATGCAGGCCTAACTAAACACATCGGAGTAGCTAATTTTAGCATTAAAAAAATCAGTACCCTCAACGAAACAGCGAAGCACAAGATAGAAGTGAATCAAATAGAATTGCACCCGCTTTTGCAACAACAAGCACTGTTAGACTACTGCTCCAAGGAAAATATCATTCTGACCGCCTACTCTCCACTTGGCTCTAGAGACCGTGCAGCTCAACTAAAAGCGGCCAACGAACCCGATATGTTTGAGCTCCCAATCATCAAAGCACTCGCCGATAAACATAACTGTTCGCCAGCACAAATTCTGATCGCTTGGGCCATCAATCGTGATACAGTGGTGATACCCAAGTCTACCAACGAAGCCAGAATGAAACAAAATCTAGAAGCAGCAAAGCTACAACTGCCTGCCGAAGACATGCAGCAGATCAGCACGCTAGACAAGCATTATAGATATGTGACTGGTGCCTTTTTCGCACAACCAGGTTCAGACTACACCGTAGCCAACCTCTGGGACGAATAA